Genomic window (bacterium):
GCCGCTTCAAGGGGCTCCTGCCGCCGCCGGCGCGGGGGAAGCTCTCCCAGCCGTTCGGCGACGTGCGCGACGCGCGCTTCGGCACCGTCGTGCCGCACCGCGGCTGGGACATCGACGCGCCGTTCGGCGCCGACGTGAAGGCGGTCTTCGACGGGCGGGTCGTCTGGTCGGCGTGGTTCCGCGGCTACGGGCTGATGGTCGTCGTGGACCACGGCAACGGCGTCCACTCGGTCTACGCGCACCTCTCGATGACCACGGCGACGAAGGGGAGCGAGGTGGCGAAGGGGCAGTCGGTGGGGAAGGTCGGCGACACCGGCTCGCTCTCCGGGACCGGCCTCTACTTCGAGATCCGCGTCGGCGGCAAGGCCGAGGATCCCGAGCGCTGGATCGCGCGCCGCCGCTGACGGGCGCGCGCCCTCGGCCCGCCGCCGCCGAAGACAGGGCGGGCGGCCTGCCGCCGACGACGACGGGGCGGGCGGCTCGCCGCCGCCGCAAAACGAAAACGGCCGGGACTGCGCCCGGCCGTTTCCGCGAAGATCGGCGCCCGGTCAGAAGTTCTGCGCCTCGAGCCAGCGCTCGCAGTCGATCGCCGCGGCGCAGCCGCTGCCGGCGGCCGTGATCGCCTGCCGGTAGACCCAGTCCTGCACGTCGCCGCAGGCGAAGACCCCTTCGACGGCCGTGCGGCTCGAGCGCCCTTCGGTCAGCAGATAGCCGGCCTCGTTGAGCGGCAGCTGCCCCTTGAAGAGGTCGGTGTTCGGCTTGTGGCCGATGGCGACGAAGACGGCGCCGCACGGACGGTCGGTCGTTTCGCCGGTGACGACGTTCTTCAGCCGCACCCCTTCGACCTTCTCGTCGCCGAGGATCTCCTCGATCACCGAGTTCCAGGCGAACTGCATCTTCGGGTTGGCCTGCGCGCGGGCCTGCATCGGCGCCGAGCCGCGCAGCTTGTCGCGCCGGTGGACCAGCGTCACGGTGCGGCCGAAGCGGGTGAGGAACGTCGCCTCTTCGAGCGCGGTGTCGCCGCCGCCGACGACGACGATGTCCTGGTCGCGGAAGAAGAAGCCGTCGCACGTCGCGCACATCGAGACGCCGCGGTTCATCAGGCGCCGCTCGGAAGGCAGGCCGAGCGTGCGGGCGGTGGCCCCGGTGGCGATGATCAGCGACCGCGCGCGGACGATCTCGCCGCCGTCGAGCTCGACCACGAACGGCCGGGTGGAGAGATCGACGCGCGCCGCGCCGCGCGGATCGAGCTCCGCGCCGAAGCGGGCGGCCTGCTTGCGGAAGAGATCCATGATCTCGGGGCCGGGGATCCCGTCGGGGAAGCCGGGGAAGTTCTCGATCTCGGTCGTGATCGTCAGCTGGCCGCCGGGCTGCAGCCCCTCGTAGACGACCGGCCGGAGGTTGGCGCGCGAGGCGTAGATGGCGGCGGTCAGGCCGGCCGGGCCCGAGCCGAGGATCACGACGTTGCGGACGGACGAGTCGTTCATGGAGCCTCCTGACGGCGGCCGCGGGCGCGTCGTCGCGCGGGGGCGGCCGGTCGACTACAGGCTATCGGCGGGACGGCCGGCGGGCAACGCCGGGGCGTCCGGCGAACGGGGGGCGGCGCGGCGCCAAGAGGCGCGCCGCCACGCCGGCCCAGTCGCGGGCGACGAAGGCGAGGCCGAGGTCCTCGGGCGCCCCCTCGCCGCGGCGATCGACGAAGACCCCGCGCACGCCGAGGTCCTCGGCGGTGTAGAGGTCCCGCTCCGGGTCGCACGAGACGTGGAGCAGCTGGTCCTCGTCGAGCTCCAGTTCGTGGGTCAGGGCGAGCAGGAGATCGGGCTCCGGGAGGTACGCCTCGACGTCGTCGGCGACGATCAGCCGCGCCTTGGCGAGGCCGAGACGCGCGACGTGCGGCGCGGCGAGCGGCCGGGGGAAGTTGCTCAGGACGCCGATTCGCTTCTCGGCCGCGATCCGCTGAAGGGCCGGCGCGGCGTCGGGGAAGTGCGGCCACGAGCCGGCGTCGGCGACGATCGCCGCCGCCTGCTCGGGGGCGAGCGGCGCGCCGGCGCGCGCGGCGGCCTCGAGCAGCGACGAGGCGAAGATCCGGTCGTAGGGGACGAACTCCTCAAGCTTGTCGAGCAGCTCCTCCTCGACCGCCTCCCGTTCGTAGGCGAGGCGCGCGGCCTGCGGCGCGGAGGAAAGGCCGGCGTGGCGGGCGAGGCCGGCGGCGAGGCCGGCGCGCAGGTCCACCACGGCGTTGAACAGGTCGAACGACACCGCTTCGCAGCGGATCGCGGGGCTCACGGTTCGGCTCCTTCGCCGGCGAGAAGCGCCGGCAGCGCGGCGCGGGCGGAGGCCCGCAGCCAGACCGCCCCCGGCTCGGCGCAAAGGCGGTTCGGATCGGGCCCGACGACGATGACCGGCAGGCCGGCGTTCAAGGCGATGTCCGGAATCGACGCCGCGGGGAAGACCTCGCACGACGACCCGACGACGAGCAGGCCGTCCGCCCCCTCGAGCAGCCGCACCGCGCGTTCGAGGGCGCCCTCGGGGAGCTGCTCGCCGAACAACGTGATGGCGGGGCGGAGCACGCCGCCGCAGGGGCAGCGCGGAACGGCGGCGCTTCCCGCGTCGGGGCGGGGCGCCCCGCGGCCGCAGCGGTGGCAGAGATAGCGCCGGCCGCTGCCGTGCAGCTCGACGACCTCGACCGACCCGGCTTCCTGATGCAGCCCGTCGATGTTCTGCGTGGCGATCCCGACGAGCCGCCCGTTCTCCTCGGCCCGGGCGAGGGCGGCGTGTCCCTCGTGGGGGCGCGCGCCGTGCATCGCCGCGTCGAGGACGCGGAACAGCTCCCACGCCCGCTCGGGGGCGAGGTCGAGCGTCCGCACGTGGGCGCAGGTCTCGGGATCCATCCGCTCCCAGAGGCCGCCGGGACCGCGAAACGGCGGCACGCCGCTGTCGACGGACATCCCGGCCCCGGTCAGCGCAAGCCAGCGGGGCCGTCCGGCGAGCAGCGCGCGGGCGTTTTCCAGCGTCGTTTCGGCGTTCATGGCGCCGACAGTGTGCCGCCAGTCTTGACCGGGCGGCAATCGGTTCCGTAGGATTGACTTATATGCTGGCCGATGGACCGCCTCGCCTCCTCGTCGTGGACGACAACCGGCTCGTGCGCGAGCTCGTCAGGGACACCTTCGTCGAGGCGGGCTTCGTCGCCTCGGCCGCGGCGAACGGCCGCGAAGCCCTCGACATGATGGCCGTCTCCAAGCCGGACGTCGTCGTCACCGACGTCGCGATGCCGGAGCTCGACGGCTGGGGGCTGTGCGAGGCGATCAAGGGGGATCCCGACCTGCGGGACGTCCCGGTCGTCTTCCTCTCCTCGCTGCGCGACGTGCCGGACCGCGTGCGCGGCCTGCGGCTCGGCGCCCACGACTACATCTGCAAGCCGTTCGCCCCCGAGGAGTTGCTGGTCCGGGTCAAGGGGATCCTCGAGCGGACCTTCAGCCCGGCCGTCGCCGGCTCGTCCGCCTCGCGCTCGGTCCTCTCCGGGCACACGAGCCACCTCGCCACGACCGACCTCGTTCAACTGCTCGCGGTCAACCGCAAGTCGGGCTGCCTGCGGCTGAAGGGGGACGACACCGGGCGGATCTTCTTCCGCGACGGCCAGATCGTCGCCGCGATGACCAGCCGCGGGGCGATGGCCAAGAAGGCCGTCTTCCGGATGCTCGGCTGGACCGACGCCGAGTTCGAGTTCGACCCCAACGACGACCCGAGCCTCGTCGCCGCCGACATCGGCCAATCGAGCCAGCGGCTGCTGATGGACGCCCTCGTGGCGATCGACGACCTGCAGCGGCTGCGGGCCTCGCTCCCGCCGGACGCGGTGCGGCTGCAGCTCGCCGAAGGGGCGATGCAGCTCTTCGCCGTGGCCAACGAGCTGACGATGACCGAGCGCGAGGTCCTCCGCGCCGCCTCCGAGCAGTGCACGATGAGCGAGATGCTCGAGCTCGGGGAAGGGACCGACCTCGACATCGCCCGCGCCGTGGCGCGTCTCTTGGAGAAGGGCGCGATCGCGCCGGCGGGGTAGTCTTAGCCCGCGATGTCCGCGCCGCCGATCGTTCCGCCGTCCGACAAGCTCCCGCGCAAGGGCCCGCCCTACGCGCCGGACGATCCGCTCGTCCGCGTGCGCGGCATCGGTCCGTCGTGGGCCAAGGAGCTCGAGGAGCGCGGCGCCCGCACCGTGGCCGACCTGCTCGACCACCTGCCGTTCCGCCACGAGGACCGCCGCCGCCCGGTGCGGCTCGCGGATCTGCGCGCGGGGGAACCGGCGACGACGATCGGCGACGTCGCGTCCCTCAAGCGGGTCCGGACCCGCCGCCGCGGGATGGAGATCCTCACCGTCTCGCTCGACGACGGCACGGCGATCGTGCCGGTCGTCTTCTTCAACCGCTCCTACCTCGGCGACTACATGCAGCCCGGCGCGCGGCTGCTGGTCTTCGGGACGCCGACCGCCGACATGTACGGGCCGAGTTTCCGCAATCCGGAGTTCGAGATCCTGCGTCCCGGCGAGGACCCGAACGCCCGCCTCGGCTGGTCGCCGGTCTACGAGCGGATCGGCCCGCTCAGCCCGCGCCGCGTCCGCG
Coding sequences:
- the trxB gene encoding thioredoxin-disulfide reductase, whose amino-acid sequence is MNDSSVRNVVILGSGPAGLTAAIYASRANLRPVVYEGLQPGGQLTITTEIENFPGFPDGIPGPEIMDLFRKQAARFGAELDPRGAARVDLSTRPFVVELDGGEIVRARSLIIATGATARTLGLPSERRLMNRGVSMCATCDGFFFRDQDIVVVGGGDTALEEATFLTRFGRTVTLVHRRDKLRGSAPMQARAQANPKMQFAWNSVIEEILGDEKVEGVRLKNVVTGETTDRPCGAVFVAIGHKPNTDLFKGQLPLNEAGYLLTEGRSSRTAVEGVFACGDVQDWVYRQAITAAGSGCAAAIDCERWLEAQNF
- a CDS encoding response regulator, with the protein product MLADGPPRLLVVDDNRLVRELVRDTFVEAGFVASAAANGREALDMMAVSKPDVVVTDVAMPELDGWGLCEAIKGDPDLRDVPVVFLSSLRDVPDRVRGLRLGAHDYICKPFAPEELLVRVKGILERTFSPAVAGSSASRSVLSGHTSHLATTDLVQLLAVNRKSGCLRLKGDDTGRIFFRDGQIVAAMTSRGAMAKKAVFRMLGWTDAEFEFDPNDDPSLVAADIGQSSQRLLMDALVAIDDLQRLRASLPPDAVRLQLAEGAMQLFAVANELTMTEREVLRAASEQCTMSEMLELGEGTDLDIARAVARLLEKGAIAPAG